The following is a genomic window from Bacillota bacterium.
GTTCCTGGAGCTCCAGATAGCCCTGCCGCTGCCCACGCGTATCCTGGTGGCCGTCTCGCGGTTTCTCGGGGAGCGCTTCTTCGCGCTCCTCGGCGCCGCGGCCGCGCTGGGCCTCCTGGGCGCTGTAGCCGCCAGGCTCCCGGGGGTAAGAGCGGCCTGGTCCCGCGTCCTGCTGGGCGTGCCGGGGCTGGGCCAGGTGGTGAAGGCGGCGGCCCTGAGCCGGTTCCTGAGGGTGCTGGCCGAGGGCCTGGACGTGGGCCTGCCGCTTGGGCAGGCGCTGGAGCTTTCGGCCCGTGCCCTGGGTTCCGCCGCGCTGGAGCGGCGGGTGGCGGCGGCCATCCCGCGGGCGGTGTCCGGCGCGGGTTTGGCAGCGTCGCTGGGGCAGGCGGGGGTGTTCCCCTCGCTGGTCCCGGAGGTGGTGCGGCTGGGGGAGGAAACCGGGACGGTGCCGGTGGTGCTCAAGGAGCTTGCCTCGTACTACGAGGAGGAGTCCGACCGCGCGGTGAAGGCGGCGGTGGCCATGCTGGAGCCCGTGATGGTGTTCGCGGTGGCCGGGGTGGTGGGGTTCCTTGCCCTTGCGATCATCACGCCCATCTACACCATGCTGGGCAAGCTGGGGGGTGGATAGCGTGGAGGATCTGGACTGGAAGCGGGTAGCGGAGATAGACCGGCAGGAAGACGCGCGCGCGGGCGGTGTGCTGGGTTCCGCCGCGGACGGGCGGTACGGCGACTACCTGAAGGAAGGGTACCAGCCCGCGGATCTGCGGCGCGAGCGGCCGTCTGAGGAAGTGCTGGAGCTGGTTCCCGAGCAGGTGGCGCGCAGGTACCGCGTGCTCCCCCTGAGGGTGCGGGACGGCTACCTGGAGGTGGCGGCCAGCGCCCCGTCGCAGCAGCTGTCGAACCTCCTGGCGCTGCGCGTGCGCCGCCCGGTGAGGTTTCGCGTGGCGCCGGAGGCGGAGCTCGACCGGGCCATCGCCACGTATTACAGCCGGGTGGTGGCGGTGCCCG
Proteins encoded in this region:
- a CDS encoding type II secretion system F family protein, with the protein product FLELQIALPLPTRILVAVSRFLGERFFALLGAAAALGLLGAVAARLPGVRAAWSRVLLGVPGLGQVVKAAALSRFLRVLAEGLDVGLPLGQALELSARALGSAALERRVAAAIPRAVSGAGLAASLGQAGVFPSLVPEVVRLGEETGTVPVVLKELASYYEEESDRAVKAAVAMLEPVMVFAVAGVVGFLALAIITPIYTMLGKLGGG